In Carya illinoinensis cultivar Pawnee chromosome 9, C.illinoinensisPawnee_v1, whole genome shotgun sequence, the following are encoded in one genomic region:
- the LOC122276636 gene encoding auxin response factor 18-like — MITFMDSKEKLKEVEKCLDPQLWHACAGGMVQVPSVNAKVFYFPQGHAEHACGNVDFRSCPRVVPFIPCRVCAVKYMADPETDEVFAKMRLVPVNANEPNFEDDGIGGINGSEAQEKPASFAKTLTQSDANNGGGFSVPRYCAETIFPRLDYSADPPVQTILAKDVHGETWKFRHIYRGTPRRHLLTTGWSTFVNHKKLVAGDSIVFLRAENGDLCVGIRRAKRGISGGPEMTSGWNPAGGSCAMPFGGFSAFLREGESKLMRNCNGNGNGSSSNGNLMGRGKVRPESVIEAATLAASGKAFEVVYYPRASTPEFCVKASMVKAALQIRWCAGMRFKMAFETEDSSRISWFMGTISSVQVADPLRWPESPWRLLQVTWDEPDLLQNVKCVSPWLVELVSNMPAMHLSPFSPPRKKLRLPQLPDFPLDGQLQMPIFSGNLLGPSSPYSCLPENTPAGMQGARHAHYGLSLSDLHLNKLQSGLFPAGFPRLDHTATPARVPNNSLFQKPSMSENVSCFLSMAHSQTPKKPDDVKTPQFVLFGQPILTEQQISLSCSGDTVSPVGTGNSSSDGNADKVTNFSDGSGYAHNQGIVERSSCEGLQWYKDNCQETEPNLETGHCKVFMESEDVGRSLDLSLLESYEELYRKLADMFSIENSEALSQVLYRDTTGAVKLMGDEPFSDFMKTARRLTILMDSSSDNVGT; from the exons ATGATTACATTTATGGATTCGAAGGAGaagttaaaggaggtggaaaAGTGCTTAGATCCTCAACTATGGCATGCCTGCGCCGGTGGAATGGTGCAAGTGCCCTCGGTTAACGCCAAGGTCTTCTACTTCCCTCAGGGGCACGCCGAGCATGCCTGCGGAAATGTCGATTTCCGGAGCTGCCCGAGGGTTGTGCCGTTTATTCCCTGCAGAGTTTGTGCTGTGAAATACATGGCCGATCCCGAGACCGATGAGGTTTTCGCCAAGATGAGACTGGTTCCGGTGAATGCCAATGAGCCGAACTTTGAAGATGATGGGATTGGAGGAATTAATGGGTCTGAAGCGCAAGAAAAACCGGCCTCCTTTGCAAAGACGCTGACTCAATCGGATGCCAACAATGGCGGGGGTTTTTCTGTTCCACGGTACTGCGCGGAGACGATCTTTCCGCGGCTGGATTACTCGGCGGATCCCCCTGTTCAGACCATTTTAGCTAAGGATGTTCATGGAGAAACGTGGAAGTTTAGGCATATCTACAGGGGAACGCCTAGGCGGCATCTTTTGACGACGGGATGGAGTACTTTTGTGAACCATAAGAAGCTTGTTGCGGGGGATTCGATAGTGTTTTTGAGGGCAGAGAATGGCGATCTTTGTGTTGGCATTAGGCGGGCCAAGCGGGGAATTAGTGGTGGACCGGAGATGACTTCCGGGTGGAATCCGGCAGGTGGGAGTTGCGCCATGCCATTTGGTGGGTTTTCAGCATTCTTGAGAGAGGGTGAGAGCAAATTAATGAGGAATTGTAACGGTAATGGAAACGGTTCGAGCTCGAATGGGAATTTGATGGGTAGGGGGAAAGTGAGGCCCGAATCGGTTATTGAAGCTGCAACTCTTGCTGCCAGTGGGAAGGCATTCGAGGTTGTTTACTATCCCCGAGCGAGCACGCCGGAGTTCTGCGTGAAGGCTTCGATGGTGAAAGCAGCATTGCAGATCCGGTGGTGTGCAGGAATGAGGTTCAAGATGGCTTTTGAAACTGAAGATTCTTCGCGGATAAGTTGGTTCATGGGAACCATTTCTTCTGTGCAGGTTGCCGATCCCCTGCGCTGGCCCGAGTCACCTTGGCGGCTTCTCCAG GTTACGTGGGATGAACCAGACTTGCTCCAAAATGTGAAATGTGTAAGCCCATGGCTGGTAGAATTGGTATCGAACATGCCAGCCATGCATCTATCGCCCTTCTCACCACCACGGAAGAAGTTGAGGTTGCCACAACTCCCAGATTTTCCCCTTGATGGTCAACTTCAAATGCCGATATTTTCCGGCAATCTCCTTGGGCCCAGCAGCCCATATAGTTGTCTACCCGAAAACACTCCTGCTGGCATGCAGGGAGCCAGGCATGCTCATTATGGTCTATCATTATCAGATCTCCACCTCAATAAACTGCAGTCAGGTCTGTTTCCAGCTGGTTTCCCGCGACTTGATCATACTGCTACACCCGCTAGAGTCCCAAATAACTCATTATTTCAAAAGCCTAGCATGAGTGAGAATGTTTCTTGCTTTCTATCCATGGCACATTCACAGACTCCGAAGAAACCTGATGATGTCAAGACACCTCAGTTTGTACTTTTTGGTCAACCAATACTTACAGAGCAGCAGATCTCTCTGAGCTGCTCTGGAGACACAGTCTCACCAGTTGGTACTGGAAATAGTTCGTCGGATGGAAATGCAGATAAAGTGACAAACTTTTCTGATGGTTCTGGATATGCGCATAACCAAGGCATAGTTGAGCGCTCATCCTGTGAAGGTCTCCAATGGTATAAAGATAACTGCCAAGAAACCGAGCCCAATTTGGAGACTGGTCACTGTAAAGTCTTCATGGAATCGGAGGACGTGGGTCGCAGTCTTGACCTTTCGTTACTTGAATCTTATGAGGAATTGTACAGAAAACTGGCCGACATGTTTAGCATAGAAAATTCTGAGGCACTGAGCCAGGTGCTTTACCGGGATACTACAGGCGCAGTCAAACTGATGGGAGATGAACCGTTCAG TGACTTTATGAAAACCGCAAGGAGGTTAACAATTTTAATGGATTCAAGCAGCGACAATGTAGGAACGTAG